One window from the genome of Crassostrea angulata isolate pt1a10 chromosome 2, ASM2561291v2, whole genome shotgun sequence encodes:
- the LOC128174447 gene encoding uncharacterized protein LOC128174447, with the protein MEKSVEDVNVQDLNNNVAVPIENKAEQQKKREASVKKRDENLRKNAEFLQSLNVFKEQSLGACMSSSTQEGQYHPPSTQASTFYPHINHGTTFHPSTNQGTYPQADQGGPSYTQVTQQGMFHPQVTYGAIYPSSSQVAPYHHPASQGAPCHPPSSQEAPCHLPASQGAPYHQPTSQVSQSYPHSTEGPMVHPQVTMGSSSYSFPIQGASTQPTDPQLVPFHPSVTHGEKHHHPDTQGSTFHPQAAQTFTSQPLPPSQGAAFQHASTYGSTPNPPATKGNSSNPKTAPTNTPATQKAKSHSSKTQGDPSHTPTQQGSTPNTSTSLLNATFCIKEIPGMTDDIEEGERILNDFLGKTTYTTTNDEPDTPCKESDELQKCMAALKKKDEEVKELRNLLKATQEELEMLKSESLNGNGNWKTQSDGRPRAGLVPKEIASIHGMMELMPHTGVFVYPRDIRSTSKKPSGTAMARHLMSVFYTNKELIDRGNVMGVNGKEGLNKEIVKAMIDYVVIKGKDSESCVKLAMRSKITGLVAFEKKKLNQSLRTDIED; encoded by the exons atgg AAAAAAGTGTGGAAGACGTGAATGTCCAAGATCTGAATAACAATGTTGCAGTTCCCATTG AAAACAAAGCAGAACAACAGAAGAAGAGGGAAGCCAGTGTGAAGAAGAGAGACGAGAACCTCAGAAAAAATGCAGAGTTTCTACAATCTTTGAATGTTTTCAAAGAGCAG AGTCTTGGAGCTTGTATGTCATCATCTACTCAGGAAGGTCAGTATCATCCACCATCCACCCAGGCATCCACATTTTACCCCCACATCAATCATGGAACTACATTCCATCCCTCAACAAACCAGGGAACCTATCCCCAAGCCGACCAGGGAGGTCCATCATATACCCAAGTCACCCAACAAGGCATGTTTCATCCCCAAGTCACATATGGAGCAATTTATCCCTCTTCATCCCAGGTTGCTCCATACCACCACCCAGCTTCCCAGGGGGCTCCATGCCATCCCCCATCTTCCCAGGAGGCTCCATGCCACCTACCAGCTTCCCAGGGGGCTCCATACCACCAACCAACTAGCCAGGTGTCCCAGTCCTATCCccattctaccgagggaccaatGGTTCATCCCCAAGTCACCATGGGATCATCATCCTATTCCTTTCCCATCCAGGGAGCATCAACCCAGCCTACAGACCCTCAGCTTGTTCCATTCCACCCCAGTGTCACCCATGGAGAAAAACACCATCACCCAGACACACAAGGATCAACATTTCATCCCCAGGCAGCTCAGACATTCACTTCCCAACCCCTCCCTCCTAGCCAAGGAGCCGCATTTCAACATGCATCCACTTATGGGTCCACACCAAATCCTCCAGCCACCAAAGGCAACAGCTCCAATCCCAAGACTGCACCCACAAATACCCCAGCTACCCAGAAAGCCAAATCCCACTCCAGTAAAACCCAGGGTGACCCATCACATACCCCCACCCAGCAGGGATCAACTCCCAATACCTCAACTAGTCTTCTCAATGCCACCTTTTGCATTAAAGAG ATCCCTGGAATGACAGATGACATTGAAGAAGGAGAGagaattttgaatgattttcttgggaAGACAACATATACAACAACTAATGATGAG ccAGATACACCTTGTAAAGAAAGTGATGAGCTTCAGAAATGCATGGCTGCACTGAAGAAGAAAGATGAAGAAGTAAAGGAACTCAGGAATCTTTTGAAAGCTACCCAGGAGGAATTAGAAATGCTTAAATCTGAAAGTCTTAATGGAAATG gtAACTGGAAAACTCAGTCTGATGGTAGACCACGAGCAGGACTTGTTCCTAAAGAAATTGCAAGCATTCACGGT ATGATGGAGCTGATGCCTCACACTGGAGTGTTCGTCTACCCTCGAGATATCAGATCAACCAGCAAAAAGCCAAGTGGGACAGCAATGGCACGGCATCTGATGTCAGTATTTTATACCAATAAGGAATTGATTGACCGGGGAAATGTCATGGGTGTGAATGGAAAAGAAGGACTCAACAAGGAGATTGTGAAGGCCATGATAG ACTATGTGGTGATAAAAGGAAAAGACAGCGAGTCGTGTGTGAAGCTAGCCATGAGGTCAAAGATTACTGGACTGGTAGCCTTTGAAAAGAAGAAACTGAACCAAAGCCTGCGGACTGACATTGAGGACTGA